A stretch of Triticum aestivum cultivar Chinese Spring chromosome 1D, IWGSC CS RefSeq v2.1, whole genome shotgun sequence DNA encodes these proteins:
- the LOC123167869 gene encoding benzyl alcohol O-benzoyltransferase-like: protein MAGPAASLRFTVRRKAAELVTPAGPTPRELKRLSDIDDQDGLRFHIPIIQFYRRDASMGGRDPAAVVRDAVARALVHYYPFAGRLRELEGRKLAVDCTGEGVLFIEADADVRLEHFGDALQPPFPGLEELIFDVPGSSEVLGTPLLLFQVTRLACGGFILAVRLMHTMADAQGLVQFLAAVAELARGAAAPSLRPVWERELLEARNPPRPGFAHREYDEVPDTKGTIVPLDEMAHRSFFFGAREVAAIRSHLAPGLRKRATTFEVLTGSLWKCRTVALAPDADEVMRMICIVNARGGKQGGASAIPAGYYGNAFAFPVAVSASGDLCANPLTYAVKLVKEAKSEVDVEYLRSVADLMVQRGRPHFTVVRAYLASDVTKAGFGDLDFGWGRPVYGGPAKGGVGAIPGVASFLIPFKNGKGEDGIVIPMCLPGPAMDKFVEEMGKLLRPAVDVPDMFPAMIKSAL from the exons ATGGCGGGCCCAGCGGCGTCGTTGAGGTTCACGGTGAGGAGGAAGGCGGCCGAGCTGGTGACGCCGGCGGGGCCGACGCCCCGGGAGCTGAAGCGTCTCTCGGACATCGACGACCAGGACGGCCTGCGGTTCCACATCCCCATCATCCAGTTCTACCGGCGCGACGCGTCCATGGGCGGCAGGGACCCCGCGGCGGTGGTACGGGACGCCGTGGCCAGGGCGCTCGTGCACTACTACCCGTTCGCCGGCCGGCTGAGGGAGCTCGAAGGGCGCAAGCTCGCCGTCGACTGCACTGGCGAGGGCGTGCTTTTCATTGAGGCCGATGCCGACGTGCGTCTGGAGCACTTCGGCGACGCTCTGCAGCCGCCCTTCCCGGGACTCGAGGAGCTCATCTTCGACGTCCCTGGCTCGTCCGAAGTCCTCGGAACCCCGCTCCTCCTCTTTCAG GTGACACGCCTGGCGTGTGGAGGCTTCATCCTGGCGGTGCGGCTGATGCACACGATGGCGGACGCGCAGGGGCTGGTGCAGTTCCTGGCCGCCGTGGCGGAGCTGGCGCGAGGCGCGGCGGCGCCGTCGCTGCGGCCGGTGTGGGAGCGGGAGCTGCTGGAGGCGCGGAACCCGCCGCGCCCTGGCTTCGCGCACCGGGAGTACGACGAGGTGCCGGACACCAAGGGCACCATCGTGCCGCTCGACGAGATGGCGCACCGCTCCTTCTTCTTCGGGGCCCGGGAGGTCGCCGCCATCCGGTCCCACCTGGCGCCGGGCCTCCGGAAGCGCGCCACCACGTTCGAGGTCCTCACGGGAAGCCTGTGGAAGTGCCGCACCGTGGCGCTGGCCCCGGACGCCGACGAGGTGATGCGGATGATCTGCATCGTCAACGCCCGCGGCGGCAAGCAGGGCGGCGCGAGCGCCATCCCGGCCGGCTACTACGGGAACGCGTTCGCCTTCCCGGTGGCCGTGTCGGCCTCCGGCGACCTGTGCGCGAACCCCCTGACctacgccgtgaagctggtgaaggaggccaAGTCGGAGGTGGACGTGGAGTACCTGCGGTCGGTGGCGGACCTGATGGTGCAGCGCGGGCGGCCGCACTTCACGGTGGTGCGCGCGTACCTGGCGTCGGACGTGACCAAGGCCGGTTTCGGCGACCTGGACTTCGGGTGGGGCAGGCCGGTGTACGGCGGGCCGGCGAAGGGCGGCGTGGGCGCCATCCCCGGGGTGGCCAGCTTCCTGATCCCGTTCAAGAACGGCAAGGGCGAGGACGGCATCGTGATCCCCATGTGCCTGCCTGGCCCCGCCATGGACAAGTTCGTGGAGGAGATGGGCAAGCTGCTGCGCCCGGCCGTCGACGTCCCCGACATGTTTCCCGCCATGATCAAATCTGCGCTCTGA